The Acidianus infernus genome window below encodes:
- a CDS encoding ABC transporter ATP-binding protein, producing MIEIEGLSKSFTVRGVKVKVLDNVLLKLDKGVNCLVGPNGSGKTTLIKIIATELPPDEGIVKVEGFDVVMEKEEVRKRIAVVFDSVSVDQDITVEDNLKFFKAISNFKGDIDNLVSEFQLDKYLKFKVSFLSAGNKKKLDLIRAIMLNRPVLLLDEPTNHLDSITAQKVWSLLKDLNKIILVTSHTIPRLQVCDKLFVISKGKIVRYPVSRLIDVIENYRLIEVDNKRLYVKKDEIESVIKRFGSSAKKLEIRELEPMDAIYYLSKISLF from the coding sequence ATGATAGAGATCGAAGGCTTGTCGAAGAGCTTCACAGTAAGGGGCGTTAAGGTGAAAGTGCTTGACAACGTTTTATTAAAATTAGATAAAGGCGTGAATTGCTTAGTCGGACCTAACGGTTCTGGCAAGACTACGCTAATAAAGATTATTGCGACCGAATTACCCCCAGATGAGGGCATAGTAAAGGTAGAAGGCTTTGACGTGGTAATGGAGAAGGAGGAGGTCAGGAAGAGGATAGCAGTAGTGTTTGACAGCGTTAGTGTTGACCAAGACATTACAGTAGAGGATAATTTAAAATTCTTTAAAGCAATTTCCAACTTTAAGGGAGATATTGACAACCTAGTGAGTGAATTTCAGTTAGATAAATACCTTAAATTTAAGGTATCGTTCTTAAGTGCTGGTAATAAGAAAAAATTAGACCTCATTAGGGCTATAATGCTAAATCGGCCTGTACTACTGCTAGATGAGCCAACAAACCACCTTGATTCTATTACTGCACAAAAAGTTTGGAGCTTGTTAAAAGACCTAAATAAGATAATTTTAGTAACCTCACATACAATACCTAGACTACAAGTCTGTGATAAGCTTTTCGTAATTTCAAAAGGGAAAATAGTGAGATACCCGGTGAGCAGGTTAATAGACGTGATTGAGAACTATAGATTAATTGAAGTTGATAACAAAAGGCTTTATGTTAAGAAGGACGAGATTGAGAGCGTAATTAAAAGATTTGGCAGCAGTGCGAAAAAATTGGAAATAAGAGAATTGGAGCCTATGGACGCTATATATTACTTAAGCAAGATATCACTATTTTAG
- a CDS encoding ABC transporter permease, which produces MLYAFLRRRFLKLVGQKSFIIYLFVQPFLWLLTVGISLNTAFSSVNLGYKFISYIALNLISIVSITLPIFFSNQLIFEFTYGSLKVVRLMGIKYWKAYLLLSDSLVFLAITFLNLTIVLLVLYLLYKVTINLLGIIISLPILFIAMIISYSIGIIISSFFTGGSLNILLPLVQLILLLFSGTYYPLEFLPKPERIISFLTPYTHILALVRYFTIGYAASQLKYIYNNLFTPPIQVILSAVYVLVFTLIITYLAVRRLDSLQFNLPLG; this is translated from the coding sequence ATGTTATATGCCTTCTTAAGGAGGAGATTTTTAAAACTAGTGGGGCAAAAGAGTTTTATCATATATTTATTCGTACAACCTTTTTTATGGCTTCTCACTGTCGGAATCTCGCTTAATACTGCATTTAGTTCCGTTAACCTAGGCTACAAATTTATATCTTATATAGCATTAAATCTGATAAGCATAGTTTCAATTACACTTCCAATATTTTTTAGTAATCAACTTATATTTGAGTTCACATACGGTTCATTAAAGGTTGTAAGATTAATGGGTATCAAGTACTGGAAGGCTTACTTACTCCTATCAGATTCCTTGGTTTTTTTAGCCATAACATTTTTAAACCTCACAATAGTACTACTTGTTTTATACCTCTTGTACAAAGTCACAATTAATTTATTAGGAATAATAATTTCGCTCCCTATATTATTTATTGCCATGATAATTAGTTATAGCATTGGAATTATTATATCCAGCTTTTTTACCGGAGGATCTTTAAATATTTTACTACCACTTGTACAGTTAATATTGCTACTTTTCTCAGGAACTTATTATCCATTAGAGTTTTTGCCAAAACCAGAGAGAATAATATCCTTTTTGACGCCATATACTCACATCTTAGCATTAGTAAGGTATTTCACAATAGGTTACGCCGCATCTCAACTAAAATATATTTATAATAACCTCTTTACCCCTCCAATTCAAGTAATTTTAAGTGCTGTCTATGTACTAGTTTTCACCTTAATCATTACTTATCTTGCCGTGAGAAGGTTAGACAGCTTGCAGTTTAACTTGCCTCTGGGGTAA
- a CDS encoding ABC transporter ATP-binding protein, giving the protein MSLAKIFLKDYDVYLLDESTENLDPVLVSNIRKMIVLSSKSKIVIHLTQSI; this is encoded by the coding sequence GTGTCATTGGCGAAGATATTTCTCAAGGATTACGACGTGTATCTGTTGGACGAGTCCACAGAAAATCTAGACCCAGTCCTAGTTTCTAACATAAGGAAAATGATAGTCTTATCCTCTAAGAGCAAAATCGTAATACACCTCACACAATCTATATGA
- a CDS encoding PaREP1 family protein produces MSEWERDVKKYGKLRLDESVDEALISLELLKQCKLRNSANKAFLAFKAFLSGLISINHSTFSSLLDEKERKFFYKIGFTAPSNRLISYSSLLEKDFPGITNLAKGAMSLHVFSYLGYDKAGEYSPITSKEDAQKWIIDFILNLANLIIKINDKGKEILKEIEEIHKQ; encoded by the coding sequence ATGAGCGAATGGGAAAGGGATGTCAAAAAATATGGAAAGCTAAGATTAGATGAAAGCGTAGATGAAGCTTTAATTTCTTTAGAGCTTTTGAAGCAATGTAAGCTAAGGAATTCTGCAAATAAGGCTTTCTTAGCTTTTAAGGCATTCTTGAGCGGATTAATAAGCATTAATCACTCTACTTTCTCTTCACTACTGGATGAAAAGGAAAGGAAATTCTTCTACAAGATAGGCTTTACTGCGCCTTCAAATAGGTTGATTTCCTATTCATCTCTTTTAGAAAAGGATTTTCCAGGTATAACTAACTTAGCTAAGGGGGCCATGTCACTTCACGTCTTTTCCTATTTAGGTTATGATAAAGCAGGAGAATATTCTCCAATAACTTCTAAAGAAGATGCACAAAAGTGGATTATTGACTTTATTTTGAATTTAGCTAATTTAATTATAAAAATTAATGATAAAGGGAAAGAAATATTAAAAGAGATAGAGGAAATACATAAGCAATAG
- a CDS encoding DNA/RNA helicase domain-containing protein, with translation MLPVILERVTPTAYYDLIKHYKETFNEEPPVEQQNAWRKLLEILSTISPPRPLILEYPIFTERADVIFVGKDKALVVEAKGWKRVSKVGDNVVEADGELHEDPCYQLNNYVSKLNLFHSSNIKFEGVLFLYNTSDYSSSECKVIRDVRELEEELNKFPPGSLEDAKKIAEGKLELKETFIQLVRKLKYEKLRSDLSKALLSKGYGLTEDQMKVMNAVFDALEKGKRVNFLIRGTSGSGKSLLAVTLYLEALSRGYTTILAYKNNRLINTVRKALGNELSSHIMFYSTGRREPPGVGEEGFENWFNKKFSKTNIDLIIFDEAQRMTEEVIKNSPRGKVNVYFYDDSQVLIGNEAGTRDNFLKFLEKVEEYELPSPVREPKQYIDFVKRILEGVKGNPGNFDFRIFDNIVDMLNELENRREKGKIALICSFTESEGDVENKTSWSSIKNIRVGYPIQSGFDLYKGMKFRGGELKIKWLMDEKTEYPRYWEGKLDPLKYCASVYGAQGFEADYVGVVWGRDLIWRNNGWTVNPDPITDYVGGSKSLKKLAKSDKMKALTLLKNRYYIMLTRGLRGVYVFFEDKETANAVKKLIENPSNVN, from the coding sequence GTGTTACCTGTAATACTCGAGAGAGTCACTCCTACAGCATACTACGATTTAATTAAGCATTACAAAGAAACGTTCAACGAGGAGCCACCAGTAGAGCAGCAGAACGCTTGGAGGAAATTGCTTGAGATTCTATCTACAATAAGCCCTCCTCGTCCTCTCATTTTAGAATATCCAATTTTTACCGAGAGGGCAGACGTGATTTTCGTTGGTAAAGATAAAGCTTTAGTCGTTGAGGCCAAAGGTTGGAAGCGAGTGAGTAAGGTAGGGGATAACGTTGTAGAAGCTGACGGGGAGCTTCATGAAGATCCTTGTTATCAACTTAACAATTATGTGAGTAAACTCAATTTATTCCATTCATCTAATATAAAATTTGAGGGTGTACTTTTCCTATATAATACCTCAGATTATTCTTCATCGGAATGTAAGGTTATAAGGGACGTAAGAGAGCTCGAGGAGGAGTTGAATAAGTTTCCTCCGGGCAGTCTTGAGGACGCTAAGAAAATAGCCGAAGGTAAGCTGGAGCTTAAGGAAACTTTTATTCAATTGGTTAGGAAACTTAAGTATGAGAAATTAAGAAGTGACTTAAGTAAGGCCTTACTATCTAAAGGTTACGGCTTAACTGAAGATCAGATGAAAGTGATGAACGCAGTTTTTGATGCACTAGAAAAGGGCAAAAGAGTTAATTTCCTAATAAGAGGAACTAGCGGTTCTGGGAAGAGTTTATTGGCAGTGACCCTCTACTTGGAAGCGTTGAGCAGAGGGTATACTACAATACTTGCATATAAGAATAATAGGTTAATTAATACTGTAAGGAAAGCTCTGGGGAATGAACTGTCCTCTCATATCATGTTTTATTCAACTGGAAGAAGGGAACCGCCAGGGGTTGGAGAGGAGGGTTTTGAAAATTGGTTTAATAAAAAATTCAGCAAAACTAACATTGACCTTATAATATTTGATGAGGCCCAAAGGATGACTGAGGAGGTAATAAAGAATTCTCCCAGAGGTAAAGTTAACGTTTACTTTTACGATGATTCTCAAGTGCTTATTGGGAACGAGGCAGGAACTAGGGATAACTTTCTGAAATTCCTGGAGAAAGTAGAGGAGTACGAGTTACCTTCTCCAGTAAGAGAGCCAAAGCAGTACATAGATTTCGTGAAAAGGATTCTAGAAGGAGTAAAAGGTAACCCGGGTAATTTTGATTTTAGAATTTTTGACAATATAGTCGATATGCTTAACGAGCTGGAAAATAGGAGAGAAAAGGGCAAAATAGCGTTAATATGCTCTTTTACTGAGTCTGAAGGAGATGTTGAAAATAAAACTAGCTGGAGCAGCATAAAGAACATAAGGGTAGGCTATCCAATACAGTCAGGCTTTGATTTATATAAAGGGATGAAATTTAGAGGAGGGGAGTTGAAAATTAAATGGCTAATGGATGAAAAGACAGAGTACCCTAGATATTGGGAAGGGAAACTAGACCCATTAAAATACTGTGCCTCAGTTTACGGGGCTCAAGGGTTTGAAGCAGATTACGTTGGAGTTGTGTGGGGTAGGGACTTAATATGGAGGAATAACGGTTGGACTGTAAACCCAGACCCAATAACTGACTACGTAGGCGGAAGTAAGTCTCTAAAGAAACTCGCTAAGAGTGATAAAATGAAGGCGTTAACACTCCTTAAGAATAGATATTATATAATGCTTACCAGAGGATTGAGAGGAGTTTACGTATTTTTCGAAGATAAGGAGACTGCCAATGCTGTAAAGAAGTTGATAGAAAATCCTAGTAACGTTAATTAG
- a CDS encoding DNA adenine methylase encodes MLMRYWGRKPLKLIDELMNDVEGTVVDPFGGSGTIILSALKHDNKGIYLDINPYAWLVAFVNIVKIDAEEFMSKGEEVLENLPEVRKRALRNDYLYYPNGKPFWKKRNVERVSQFFSPGNFRKLYSILKAIDNVKTSPEVKISLYGAFCSSLFKASKMNRKNAGSWGVPSYWIPERHDETDALEAFSSEVKRFYSYFKRNKGYELHQDVELMIKNALSFKYDKDLILFTDPPFFDEVQYMELSFFYWAWLRESKFRDVAKEILGEDISFKMHYEMIVNPKRGINYTEYLKLLENFIVKTRKMKKKYLLFHYDKDELKQRVIMLAKEKWSRIKIEDIEIINQRNIGHKGGKKYILIYS; translated from the coding sequence ATGCTAATGAGGTATTGGGGAAGGAAGCCTTTAAAGCTCATTGATGAACTAATGAATGATGTCGAAGGCACCGTCGTTGACCCTTTTGGTGGTTCTGGAACTATAATTTTATCGGCACTAAAGCACGATAATAAAGGGATATATTTAGACATCAATCCTTACGCATGGCTTGTCGCATTTGTAAACATAGTTAAGATTGACGCTGAAGAATTCATGAGTAAAGGAGAGGAAGTTCTAGAAAACTTACCTGAAGTAAGAAAAAGGGCGTTAAGAAATGATTACCTTTATTACCCTAATGGTAAGCCTTTCTGGAAGAAGAGAAATGTTGAGAGAGTTTCTCAATTCTTTTCACCTGGTAATTTCAGAAAGTTATATTCCATCTTAAAGGCAATAGACAACGTGAAAACTTCTCCAGAAGTTAAGATATCGCTTTACGGGGCGTTTTGTTCTTCCCTATTCAAAGCGTCAAAGATGAATAGGAAAAACGCGGGAAGTTGGGGGGTACCGTCTTATTGGATTCCGGAAAGACATGACGAAACTGACGCATTAGAGGCTTTCAGTTCTGAGGTAAAGAGATTCTACTCATACTTTAAGAGAAATAAAGGATATGAACTTCACCAAGATGTTGAGTTAATGATAAAGAATGCCCTCAGCTTTAAATATGACAAAGACTTGATTCTCTTCACAGATCCACCGTTCTTTGACGAAGTCCAGTATATGGAACTTTCATTCTTTTATTGGGCTTGGTTGAGGGAAAGTAAATTCAGAGATGTCGCTAAGGAAATTCTTGGGGAAGACATATCCTTTAAAATGCATTATGAAATGATAGTCAATCCGAAGAGAGGTATTAATTATACCGAATATCTTAAATTATTAGAGAATTTTATTGTAAAAACTAGGAAAATGAAGAAGAAATACCTTCTTTTTCACTACGATAAAGATGAACTAAAACAAAGGGTAATAATGTTAGCAAAGGAAAAATGGAGCAGAATTAAAATAGAGGATATTGAAATAATTAATCAAAGGAATATAGGACATAAGGGCGGAAAAAAGTATATTTTAATTTATTCATGA
- a CDS encoding phospholipase D-like domain-containing protein, with amino-acid sequence MSESRTKRSGIQALYSFTPFKLLFGKNEYGLILVPIVYNKTYDDKGKIINDMKWNRGIADEFPVPYYKRDFKVMLPREIKPYIFVDKNPKKSIVYKNKNLLNSNYRINKLDASKPFPLLIKYSYDSLRYGYYCKYGLVLLHSKKTCPLSHLCKLYERGNNGDCKYYDGPKPYERLYNVFPHIVRRVRREEGIGNRKEVSALIVVDLGKTERILGKIEFSDKLTVTAFSDASIFRAKAADLMYKDFLWVSYKEGIGFRLNNLNGLIIEFNEDALKDYISWIINNNQAIREWLCIKMLIYFGLEPNKNIILKKFSFSGKGFDAMDRFENIIDKIINNNFKLSCKDDNLTLFGSFVLIHTLAHVIINNIISALVTPNILSDYMYYINHSIFGDTSASIYIVETIYGGFGYLKTINDMIISGDKTLSSILSNLLNNYNNHEKVSNRSLYNLNQLIGSFKGRLDQGILDRVLDIFNSWRNNISSNSFPSHFAVRNYLGNRFKKNINANGDTRQAFKDLIAELPLCWDGCNLCVGMDKGCMFGPYDQPFLISRNLVTEFLATFNKWFGKKDFSITNNLYLIFKDLINLARNEIKIVSPWISKEIIDDLKTVKEEKERDLNITIICLNDSSNAEAIEEAEKSGIHIIKVPSSKESKEGKIHSKFMIIDNSIALMGSANFTVSGLKNNVEADMVTIDPDKIEKLLQQFDEISKNYGRHE; translated from the coding sequence ATGAGTGAATCTCGTACTAAAAGGAGTGGTATTCAAGCGCTGTATTCTTTCACTCCATTTAAGTTACTTTTTGGTAAAAATGAGTATGGTCTAATATTAGTTCCCATAGTTTATAATAAAACCTATGATGATAAAGGTAAAATTATAAATGATATGAAGTGGAATAGAGGTATAGCAGATGAGTTTCCTGTACCATATTATAAGAGAGATTTTAAGGTAATGCTACCACGAGAGATAAAGCCGTATATTTTTGTAGACAAAAACCCAAAAAAGTCTATCGTATACAAAAACAAAAACTTACTTAATAGTAATTATCGTATAAATAAGCTCGATGCTTCTAAGCCTTTTCCTCTTCTGATCAAATATAGTTACGACTCTTTGCGTTATGGATATTATTGTAAATATGGTTTAGTTTTATTGCACAGTAAAAAAACATGTCCACTATCACATCTTTGCAAATTGTATGAGCGTGGTAATAATGGAGACTGCAAATATTATGATGGACCTAAACCTTATGAGAGATTATATAATGTATTTCCTCATATTGTTAGACGAGTAAGAAGAGAAGAAGGAATAGGTAATAGAAAAGAAGTTTCCGCACTAATTGTAGTTGACTTAGGAAAAACAGAAAGGATTCTAGGCAAAATAGAATTTAGTGACAAATTAACTGTGACAGCTTTTTCTGATGCTTCCATATTTCGTGCAAAGGCTGCAGATCTTATGTACAAAGATTTTCTATGGGTATCGTATAAAGAAGGAATAGGGTTTAGGCTAAATAATTTAAATGGGCTAATAATTGAGTTTAACGAGGATGCCCTAAAAGATTACATTTCATGGATAATTAACAACAATCAAGCCATAAGAGAGTGGTTATGCATAAAAATGTTAATATATTTTGGTCTTGAGCCTAATAAAAATATTATATTAAAAAAGTTTAGTTTCTCTGGAAAAGGATTTGATGCCATGGATAGATTTGAAAATATAATAGATAAAATTATTAATAATAATTTCAAATTAAGTTGTAAAGATGACAATTTAACTTTATTTGGCAGCTTTGTATTAATACACACATTAGCTCATGTTATTATTAACAATATAATTAGCGCCCTGGTGACTCCTAATATTTTATCAGATTATATGTATTATATCAACCATTCCATTTTTGGAGATACTTCAGCTAGTATATACATTGTTGAAACGATATATGGAGGATTTGGATATCTGAAAACTATAAATGATATGATAATTTCAGGGGACAAGACATTGAGTAGTATTTTAAGTAATTTGCTAAATAACTACAATAATCATGAAAAAGTGTCTAACAGATCTTTATATAATTTGAACCAGCTTATTGGAAGTTTTAAGGGTAGATTAGATCAAGGAATACTTGATAGGGTTTTAGATATATTTAACTCTTGGAGAAACAATATTAGTAGTAATAGTTTCCCAAGCCATTTTGCCGTTAGAAATTATCTAGGAAATAGATTTAAGAAGAATATTAATGCTAATGGGGATACTAGGCAAGCTTTTAAAGATCTAATAGCAGAATTGCCATTGTGTTGGGATGGATGTAACTTATGTGTAGGAATGGATAAAGGTTGTATGTTTGGACCTTATGATCAGCCATTTCTTATAAGCAGGAATTTAGTAACCGAATTTCTCGCAACCTTTAATAAATGGTTTGGTAAAAAGGATTTCTCAATTACAAATAATTTATACTTAATATTCAAAGATTTAATAAATTTAGCTAGAAATGAAATTAAAATTGTTTCGCCTTGGATAAGTAAAGAAATAATAGATGATTTAAAAACAGTCAAGGAGGAAAAGGAAAGGGATCTAAACATAACTATTATATGCTTAAACGATAGTAGCAATGCTGAAGCTATTGAGGAAGCAGAAAAATCTGGAATACATATAATAAAAGTGCCTTCATCAAAAGAATCAAAAGAAGGCAAAATACATTCTAAATTTATGATAATAGATAATTCAATTGCTCTCATGGGCTCAGCAAATTTCACTGTAAGTGGCTTAAAGAATAATGTAGAAGCAGATATGGTTACAATAGATCCAGATAAAATAGAAAAACTCCTACAACAATTTGATGAGATATCTAAGAATTATGGGCGTCATGAATAA
- a CDS encoding DEAD/DEAH box helicase, with amino-acid sequence MAYQINDEEIEIYQDLLRLEVNKFTSSQSKDFKSALLDKSEISQIIGKYSNGTTIFNNLLKKGMIIEYCGKYRTAHMDLLAKAAFIRPFINIEPYSLEFDIMLNEEVYPDFGSVSVNQLLQIINSKLSKDNLSPTQINIIDEIITRLLKGVNINGLSSFQGYMIDKILNTDYTYIPLVAPTATGKTIIFVIPSIIYLLESIFKEEKPINVIFVYPRKALAKDQVEKLIKYFDIINDELSKRQINKKITIALDDGDTPKNKKEIKQNESYRGLKCPRCQKGDLIYKNDHIECSNCGEKYDFIIPTKDEIKSSPPNVIVTNIWTLYRRLLNMNTVHNFKNVKYIVFDEVHAYDGVLYHHLRFILRLLFSLKQNATKIEKIIFSSATIPHYKEFISKLVCCGNTNCIANIETYDDYYKNNKNNVSKKRLILYEFLLPNVERGIETLTEDVTEVVLAWLKEHNFKGILFADSISSVTNFYKYFKNTILGERKAREIRDHICYNNPNDLCNNNEYYWPYLSNYLNSCYNDKNLDKLASDLSKGIEQHYSILSLQKRSRIEEEFKNSRDKLLLFSTSTLELGIDIGDVAAIVQHKLPLSKESFIQRIGRAGRSNETYRIATGIIILQPTPFASLYMFNRNLRDSLINANYTSLLKSIDATNIQIIFQYILSYLLLKRAINHQPTCIDDTRNNNCEELLRDLINEAYNYLNNLNNNIQELQNALCIDLGHVKDDLLNLINRLLKMENGSGNEDYCKDIVNKLNKDISNLLSAASAAIDKLLESSNIAEYKRLQRIINDIYDKTEQLDDILNNSSGNLSEVLNEIQNKGEKLKSYINNLEDQKSNLERSSEDMRKKMENRKDIPQKDIMKLWENDELISQIDDIIKLLNDIVDKINTLIKRSFDIIDYAKECLDTFSYFNNTSSSNDKDQYNNDIFTLMRKKYNKHIYVDLLMTPPSPTIELIGIEEADDYE; translated from the coding sequence ATGGCATATCAAATTAATGATGAAGAAATAGAAATCTATCAAGATCTATTGCGCTTGGAAGTAAATAAATTCACTAGCAGCCAGAGTAAAGACTTTAAGAGTGCTCTACTAGACAAAAGTGAGATATCCCAGATTATTGGAAAATATAGTAATGGTACAACTATTTTTAATAATCTTCTGAAAAAAGGGATGATCATTGAATACTGTGGTAAGTATAGAACTGCACATATGGATTTACTAGCAAAGGCAGCATTTATAAGACCGTTTATAAATATCGAGCCTTATTCGTTAGAATTTGATATTATGCTTAATGAAGAAGTTTATCCAGATTTTGGATCAGTTTCCGTAAATCAACTATTGCAAATTATTAATTCTAAATTAAGTAAAGATAACTTATCTCCAACCCAAATTAATATTATAGATGAAATTATTACAAGGTTATTAAAGGGGGTTAATATAAACGGTTTATCGAGCTTTCAAGGATATATGATTGATAAAATTCTCAACACCGACTATACTTACATACCTCTAGTAGCTCCTACTGCAACTGGTAAAACTATCATTTTTGTTATTCCTTCAATAATATATTTATTAGAATCAATATTTAAAGAAGAAAAACCAATAAATGTTATTTTTGTTTATCCAAGGAAGGCCTTGGCTAAAGATCAAGTAGAGAAGCTAATTAAATACTTCGATATAATTAATGATGAACTAAGCAAGCGTCAAATTAATAAAAAGATAACAATAGCACTTGATGATGGCGACACTCCTAAGAATAAAAAAGAAATTAAGCAAAATGAATCTTATAGAGGTCTCAAATGCCCTAGATGTCAAAAAGGAGATTTAATATACAAAAATGATCACATAGAGTGTAGTAATTGTGGTGAAAAATACGATTTTATTATTCCTACAAAAGACGAAATCAAGTCTTCTCCTCCAAACGTAATAGTTACTAATATATGGACTTTATATAGAAGACTTTTAAACATGAATACTGTACATAATTTTAAAAATGTAAAATATATTGTATTTGACGAAGTTCACGCTTATGATGGAGTTTTATATCATCATCTTAGGTTTATCTTGAGGCTTCTTTTCTCACTAAAACAAAACGCTACTAAAATCGAGAAAATTATATTTTCATCAGCAACTATCCCCCATTATAAGGAGTTCATATCCAAATTAGTTTGTTGTGGTAACACTAATTGTATAGCGAATATAGAGACATATGATGACTATTATAAGAATAACAAAAACAATGTAAGTAAAAAACGTTTAATTCTATACGAATTTTTACTTCCAAATGTAGAAAGAGGAATAGAAACTCTAACTGAAGACGTTACAGAGGTAGTATTAGCTTGGTTAAAGGAACATAACTTTAAGGGCATACTATTTGCGGATAGTATTTCTTCAGTAACTAACTTTTATAAATACTTTAAGAATACAATACTGGGAGAAAGAAAAGCAAGAGAAATAAGGGATCATATATGTTATAATAATCCAAACGACTTATGCAATAATAATGAGTACTACTGGCCTTATTTATCAAATTACCTTAATTCTTGTTATAACGATAAGAATCTAGATAAATTAGCTAGTGACTTATCAAAAGGAATAGAGCAGCATTATTCAATACTATCTTTACAAAAGAGGTCTAGAATTGAGGAAGAGTTTAAGAATTCTCGAGATAAGTTACTTCTCTTCTCAACGTCCACGCTAGAATTAGGCATAGATATAGGCGATGTAGCTGCAATAGTTCAGCATAAGCTACCGTTATCTAAGGAGAGTTTTATACAAAGAATAGGAAGAGCTGGTAGAAGTAATGAGACTTATAGAATAGCTACGGGAATTATAATTTTGCAACCTACTCCGTTTGCTTCATTATATATGTTTAATCGTAATTTAAGAGATTCACTTATTAATGCAAATTATACCTCCTTGCTAAAATCTATAGATGCAACTAATATTCAAATAATTTTTCAATATATACTTTCGTATTTATTATTAAAAAGAGCTATAAACCATCAACCAACATGTATTGATGACACGCGTAATAATAATTGTGAAGAACTCTTGAGAGACTTAATTAACGAGGCATATAATTATTTAAATAACTTAAATAACAATATACAAGAGTTACAAAATGCGTTATGTATTGATCTGGGACATGTCAAAGACGATTTACTGAATTTAATTAATAGGTTATTAAAGATGGAGAATGGTAGTGGTAATGAAGACTATTGTAAAGATATAGTAAATAAATTAAATAAGGATATATCGAATTTATTATCCGCAGCTTCTGCGGCTATAGATAAATTACTTGAATCATCGAACATAGCAGAATACAAACGGCTACAACGCATTATAAACGATATTTATGACAAGACAGAACAATTAGATGATATCTTGAATAATAGTTCTGGTAATCTATCTGAGGTGTTAAATGAGATACAAAATAAAGGTGAAAAATTAAAGTCATATATAAATAATCTTGAAGATCAAAAATCAAACTTAGAAAGATCTTCAGAAGATATGCGTAAAAAAATGGAAAATAGAAAAGATATACCTCAAAAAGATATTATGAAGCTATGGGAAAATGATGAACTTATATCTCAAATAGATGATATTATAAAGCTATTAAATGATATTGTAGACAAGATAAATACATTAATAAAAAGAAGTTTTGATATAATTGACTATGCTAAAGAATGTCTTGATACGTTTAGTTATTTTAATAATACTTCCTCAAGTAACGACAAAGATCAGTATAATAATGATATATTTACACTCATGAGGAAAAAATACAATAAACACATATATGTTGATCTCCTTATGACACCCCCATCTCCGACAATTGAATTAATTGGCATTGAAGAGGCTGATGATTATGAGTGA